Proteins found in one Seonamhaeicola sp. S2-3 genomic segment:
- the secDF gene encoding protein translocase subunit SecDF — translation MQNKGLVKLFALLFGLVSVYQLSFTFKANQIEKNAEELAIEKIPETEPDYRALRSQEEANYLESIATDTVFNIGIAKYTYNEVKSKAMNLGLDLKGGINVILQVSVKDILKGLANNTTDPVFNTALENASEVQKNSQNTFLEDFFIEFDKIKGDTKLASPDIFYTKDLDGEIDGSMTDEEVKKVISTKIDESVVSAFEVLRKRIDGLGVTSPTIQRLGNSGRILIELPGVKDIERAERNFTTMAQLQFWDAYKGEQFYQFLAQANEVLKPLVEEAKTEADEAKGNDSEDATQQDAIDDLLGEATTDSTEVKSAANPLLDLIKGPGYQGGPVIAQFDIKDKELILEYLNKKEVRALLPAEQRYTKFAFGKPSKNSEIVGLYALVGNRENVPQLSGAVVTDARVNFGLTGKPEVSMQMNSKGAKIWEQMTGEAYNKQSQIAIVLDDIVYSAPGVTTGPIAGGNSSISGDFTLSEAEDLANVLRAGKLPASADIISSEVVGPSLGQEAIDSGTMSFIIALIVVLLWMVFYYGKAGGFADIAMAFNILLIFGILSGLGAVLTLPGIAGIVLTIGMSVDANVLIYERIREEITKGKGLKESITDGFGNALSSILDANITTGLTALILFIFGTGPIKGFATTLIIGIGTSLFTAIFITRLLIDWYVNRGGKLTFATTITKNLFRNINIEFLKKRKVAFITSGILIAISLGSLFTNGLDQGVDFVGGRTYLVRFANNVSSSEITEALSQPEIFGSAEAKTFGSENQLKITTKYKVNESGAEVDEELRHKLFTGLQPYLEGYNYEQFIDLTNENKQVGLLQSDKVSPTIADDIKQASVWAVLGSLIVVFLYILFRFKRWQYSLGAVIAVFHDVLIVLGIFSLTYKFMPFNMEINQAFIAAILTVIGYSLNDTVVVFDRIREFFNEHTSWDFNRVVNLSLSSTLSRTLNTSLTTLVVLLAIFVFGGDSIRGFMFALIVGVIVGTYSSLFIATPIMYDSVQRLDKKDENKE, via the coding sequence ATGCAAAACAAAGGATTAGTTAAATTGTTTGCTTTATTATTCGGGTTGGTAAGTGTTTACCAGTTATCGTTTACGTTTAAAGCAAATCAAATTGAAAAAAATGCCGAAGAGCTAGCTATAGAAAAAATTCCTGAGACAGAGCCAGATTACCGTGCTTTAAGAAGTCAAGAAGAAGCAAACTACTTAGAGTCTATTGCTACAGATACCGTGTTTAATATTGGTATAGCAAAATATACATACAATGAAGTAAAATCTAAAGCCATGAATCTTGGTTTAGATTTAAAAGGTGGTATTAACGTAATTCTTCAGGTATCTGTAAAAGATATTTTAAAAGGATTAGCAAATAACACTACAGACCCTGTTTTTAATACAGCTTTAGAAAACGCATCTGAAGTTCAAAAAAACAGTCAAAATACTTTTCTTGAAGATTTCTTTATTGAATTCGATAAAATTAAAGGCGATACTAAATTAGCTTCTCCAGATATATTTTACACCAAAGATTTAGATGGTGAAATTGATGGAAGCATGACAGACGAAGAGGTTAAAAAAGTAATCTCAACAAAAATTGATGAGTCTGTAGTATCTGCATTTGAAGTATTACGTAAACGTATTGATGGTTTAGGGGTTACATCACCTACCATTCAACGTTTAGGAAATTCAGGTAGAATTTTAATTGAGTTACCAGGTGTAAAAGACATTGAAAGAGCAGAGCGTAACTTTACTACCATGGCGCAATTACAATTCTGGGATGCCTATAAAGGAGAACAATTTTACCAGTTTTTAGCGCAAGCAAATGAGGTGTTAAAACCACTAGTTGAAGAGGCTAAAACAGAAGCAGATGAAGCAAAAGGAAATGATTCTGAAGATGCTACACAACAAGATGCTATTGATGATCTTTTAGGTGAAGCTACTACAGATTCTACTGAAGTTAAAAGTGCAGCAAACCCATTATTAGATTTAATAAAAGGACCAGGTTACCAAGGAGGACCAGTAATTGCTCAATTTGATATTAAAGACAAAGAGCTAATCTTAGAGTATTTAAATAAGAAAGAAGTTAGAGCTTTATTACCTGCAGAACAACGTTATACTAAGTTTGCTTTTGGAAAACCAAGTAAAAACTCTGAGATAGTAGGTTTATATGCTTTAGTAGGAAACAGAGAAAATGTACCTCAATTAAGTGGAGCTGTAGTTACAGATGCTCGTGTTAATTTCGGACTTACAGGTAAACCAGAAGTATCAATGCAAATGAATAGCAAAGGTGCTAAAATCTGGGAACAAATGACAGGAGAGGCTTATAATAAACAAAGCCAAATAGCTATTGTTTTAGATGATATTGTGTATTCTGCTCCAGGTGTAACTACTGGGCCAATTGCAGGAGGTAACTCATCAATTTCAGGAGATTTTACATTAAGTGAAGCCGAAGATTTAGCCAACGTATTACGTGCTGGTAAATTACCTGCTTCAGCCGATATTATTTCAAGTGAAGTAGTAGGACCTTCATTAGGTCAAGAAGCTATAGATAGCGGTACTATGTCATTCATTATTGCTTTAATAGTAGTATTACTATGGATGGTTTTTTACTACGGAAAAGCAGGTGGATTTGCAGATATTGCTATGGCGTTCAATATCCTGTTAATTTTTGGTATTTTATCTGGGTTAGGCGCTGTACTTACCTTACCAGGTATTGCAGGTATTGTGTTAACTATTGGTATGTCGGTTGATGCAAACGTACTTATTTATGAGCGTATTAGAGAAGAAATTACAAAAGGTAAAGGTTTAAAAGAATCTATAACAGACGGATTTGGTAATGCATTATCTTCTATTCTAGATGCCAATATCACTACAGGTTTAACAGCTTTAATATTATTTATTTTTGGTACAGGTCCAATTAAAGGATTTGCTACTACATTAATAATAGGTATTGGTACATCACTATTTACAGCTATTTTCATTACAAGATTGTTAATAGATTGGTACGTAAATAGAGGTGGTAAGTTAACTTTCGCAACAACAATTACTAAAAATCTTTTCAGAAATATTAATATAGAATTCTTAAAGAAACGTAAAGTTGCTTTTATTACTTCAGGAATTCTTATTGCAATAAGCTTAGGTTCTTTATTTACAAATGGTTTAGATCAAGGTGTAGATTTTGTTGGAGGTAGAACTTATTTAGTACGTTTTGCAAACAATGTTAGCTCTAGTGAAATTACAGAAGCATTATCGCAACCAGAAATTTTTGGAAGCGCAGAAGCAAAAACCTTCGGGTCTGAAAACCAATTAAAAATCACTACTAAATATAAAGTGAACGAAAGTGGTGCCGAAGTTGATGAAGAGTTAAGACATAAATTATTCACTGGTTTACAACCTTATTTAGAAGGCTATAACTATGAACAATTTATAGATTTAACCAACGAAAACAAACAAGTAGGTTTATTACAATCAGATAAAGTAAGTCCAACCATTGCCGATGATATTAAGCAAGCATCTGTTTGGGCTGTATTAGGGTCATTAATAGTTGTGTTCCTTTATATATTATTCCGCTTTAAGCGTTGGCAATACTCTCTAGGAGCCGTAATAGCGGTATTCCATGATGTATTAATAGTATTAGGTATATTCTCATTAACCTATAAATTTATGCCATTTAATATGGAAATAAACCAAGCGTTTATTGCAGCCATATTAACGGTAATAGGTTACTCATTAAATGACACCGTGGTTGTATTTGATAGAATTCGTGAGTTCTTTAATGAACACACAAGTTGGGACTTTAACCGTGTAGTAAACTTGTCGTTAAGCAGTACTTTAAGTAGAACATTAAATACCTCTTTAACAACTTTAGTAGTGTTATTAGCTATTTTTGTTTTTGGAGGCGATTCCATTAGAGGTTTCATGTTTGCCTTAATAGTAGGTGTAATAGTAGGTACCTATTCATCATTATTTATAGCAACACCAATAATGTATGATTCCGTACAGAGATTAGACAAAAAAGATGAAAACAAAGAGTAA
- the mdh gene encoding malate dehydrogenase, with protein sequence MKVTVVGAGAVGASCAEYIAIKNFASEVVLLDIKEGYAEGKAMDLMQTASLNGFDTKITGITNDYSKTAGSDICVITSGIPRKPGMTREELIGINAGIVKTVSSSLIEHSPNTIIIVVSNPMDTMTYLVHQSTNLPKNKIIGMGGALDSARFKYRLAEALEAPISDIDGMVIGGHSDTGMVPLTSHATRNSIKVSEFLSEERLEQVAADTKVGGATLTKLLGTSAWYAPGAAVSALVQAIACDQKKIFPCSTLLDGEYGLTDICIGVPVVLGKNGIEKIVDIPLSDAEKEHMQKSAEGVRKTNGLLDV encoded by the coding sequence ATGAAAGTAACAGTTGTAGGAGCAGGAGCAGTAGGTGCAAGTTGTGCTGAGTATATTGCTATTAAAAATTTTGCTTCAGAAGTAGTTTTGTTAGACATTAAAGAAGGCTATGCTGAAGGTAAAGCAATGGATTTAATGCAAACAGCATCATTAAACGGTTTTGATACCAAAATAACTGGTATTACAAACGATTATAGTAAAACTGCAGGTAGTGATATTTGTGTAATTACCTCTGGAATTCCTCGTAAACCAGGTATGACTCGTGAGGAGTTAATTGGTATTAATGCAGGAATTGTTAAAACAGTATCGTCAAGTTTAATTGAGCACTCACCAAATACCATTATCATTGTGGTTAGTAACCCAATGGACACCATGACGTACTTAGTACACCAATCTACTAACTTACCAAAAAACAAAATTATTGGTATGGGTGGCGCTTTAGATTCTGCTCGTTTTAAATACAGATTAGCTGAAGCTTTAGAAGCTCCAATTTCAGATATTGATGGTATGGTGATTGGCGGACATAGTGATACAGGTATGGTGCCATTAACAAGTCATGCAACTAGAAATAGTATAAAAGTTTCTGAGTTTTTAAGTGAAGAAAGATTAGAACAAGTTGCTGCCGATACTAAAGTTGGTGGAGCTACACTAACTAAATTATTAGGAACATCTGCGTGGTATGCTCCAGGAGCTGCTGTAAGTGCTTTAGTTCAAGCTATTGCTTGCGACCAAAAGAAAATATTCCCATGTTCTACATTATTAGATGGTGAGTATGGTTTAACCGATATTTGTATAGGTGTACCTGTTGTTTTAGGTAAAAACGGTATAGAAAAAATAGTAGATATACCTTTAAGTGATGCCGAAAAAGAACACATGCAAAAAAGTGCTGAAGGTGTTAGAAAAACTAACGGATTATTAGACGTTTAG
- a CDS encoding DUF6588 family protein produces the protein MKKILLLMLLCFITLTSKAQDIDALLAAGVDNAELFANDYLKPATNGLMHSMNANWFNTADAKPLGGFEISIIANAAIVNNENKSFLMNISDYNSNPDQDFTVEFADLAATKNVATALGENDSDVDVIITYEDDVLGEQQETITLPSGIGSSTANLLPTAFLQGALGLSKGIELKARFVPKIETDDVELGMYGAGLQVEFTKWLPADKLLPVAISGLVAYTNLNGTYNLTESSNIDGENQRLENDTSTWLFQLIASTKLPVINFYGGLGYIKGKSESDLLGTYTVQSGPFFSETIEDPFSVSSEVSSVRGTIGTKLKLGFFRLNAEYHLSDFNAFSVGINFGFR, from the coding sequence ATGAAAAAGATACTTCTACTAATGTTACTGTGTTTTATAACACTAACATCAAAAGCACAAGATATAGATGCTTTACTAGCTGCAGGTGTAGACAATGCAGAATTATTTGCCAATGATTATTTAAAACCAGCAACTAACGGGCTTATGCATAGTATGAATGCTAACTGGTTTAATACCGCCGATGCGAAACCGCTTGGTGGTTTTGAAATTTCTATCATTGCAAATGCCGCTATAGTTAATAATGAAAATAAATCATTTTTAATGAATATTTCTGATTATAACAGCAACCCAGATCAAGATTTTACAGTAGAATTTGCAGACCTAGCTGCAACTAAAAATGTAGCAACTGCTTTGGGTGAAAATGACTCTGATGTAGATGTTATTATAACCTATGAAGATGATGTTTTAGGAGAACAACAAGAAACAATTACACTGCCAAGTGGTATAGGTTCTTCTACGGCAAATTTACTGCCAACAGCATTTTTACAAGGCGCTTTAGGCTTAAGTAAAGGTATTGAATTAAAAGCACGATTTGTTCCTAAAATTGAAACAGATGATGTAGAGTTAGGTATGTACGGTGCTGGTTTACAGGTAGAATTTACAAAATGGTTGCCAGCAGATAAACTGTTGCCTGTTGCTATATCTGGTTTGGTGGCTTACACAAACTTAAACGGTACTTACAATTTAACTGAGTCTTCAAATATTGATGGAGAAAACCAACGTTTAGAAAATGATACAAGCACATGGCTATTTCAATTAATTGCCTCAACCAAATTGCCAGTAATTAACTTTTATGGTGGTTTAGGGTATATTAAAGGAAAATCAGAATCTGATTTATTAGGTACTTACACAGTGCAAAGTGGACCATTTTTCTCTGAAACTATTGAGGATCCATTTTCAGTCTCTAGTGAAGTATCTTCAGTAAGAGGAACCATTGGTACTAAACTTAAATTAGGATTTTTTAGATTGAATGCAGAATACCATCTATCAGACTTTAATGCCTTTTCAGTTGGAATCAATTTTGGATTCAGATAA
- a CDS encoding substrate-binding domain-containing protein: MTTIKDIAKKANVSTGTVDRVIHNRPGVSEKTKAHVQKIIREHNFQINTIASTLALNKSYKIGVLIPEAGTENEFWSEPKKGIENAIEEIKNFKISATFFMFNQFDSSSYQDAFLNLIEGNFDAVLIAPVFHKETEKLINQLDKKQIPYVFINTEIKGFNALSFIGQDSYKSGYLAAKLMSVMVPNNAQILIPVFRLNKGNYSSINNRITGFKTFFKEKYASVKIKDLAIPYFKSIDAINSSLNDVLKDDIIDGIFVPSSSSFLIAEYLENSQLNNIRLVGYDTNKKNIEFLKNDTIDFLICQNPYNQGYKGIKLLSDYLVMNKTPKPIYPSPMTVVTKENVDSI, from the coding sequence TTGACAACTATAAAAGACATAGCAAAAAAAGCCAATGTTTCAACAGGTACTGTTGATAGAGTTATACATAACAGACCTGGTGTTTCTGAAAAAACAAAAGCCCATGTTCAAAAAATTATTAGAGAGCATAATTTTCAAATTAATACTATTGCCAGTACATTAGCACTTAACAAAAGCTATAAAATTGGGGTATTAATTCCTGAAGCAGGAACCGAAAATGAATTTTGGTCTGAACCTAAAAAAGGTATAGAAAACGCTATTGAAGAAATAAAAAACTTTAAAATTTCTGCTACATTTTTTATGTTCAATCAATTTGACTCTAGTTCTTATCAAGATGCTTTTTTAAATTTAATTGAAGGTAATTTTGATGCTGTTTTAATAGCTCCTGTTTTTCATAAAGAAACCGAAAAACTCATAAATCAACTAGATAAGAAACAAATCCCTTATGTATTTATTAATACTGAAATAAAGGGTTTTAATGCACTTTCATTTATTGGTCAAGACTCATATAAAAGTGGTTATTTAGCAGCTAAACTCATGAGTGTAATGGTACCCAATAATGCACAAATTTTGATTCCTGTTTTCAGATTAAATAAAGGTAACTATTCATCAATAAATAATAGAATTACCGGGTTTAAAACTTTTTTTAAAGAAAAATATGCTTCTGTAAAAATTAAGGATTTAGCAATTCCTTATTTTAAAAGTATAGACGCAATTAATAGTAGCTTAAATGATGTTTTAAAAGATGATATTATTGATGGCATTTTTGTACCCTCTAGTAGCTCTTTTTTAATTGCTGAATATTTAGAAAATTCTCAACTTAACAATATTAGGTTGGTAGGATATGATACTAATAAAAAGAATATTGAGTTTTTAAAGAATGATACTATAGACTTTTTAATTTGTCAGAACCCATATAATCAAGGTTATAAAGGCATTAAATTACTAAGTGATTATTTAGTAATGAATAAAACTCCTAAGCCTATTTATCCCTCGCCTATGACTGTTGTAACTAAAGAAAACGTTGATTCTATTTAG
- the gyrB gene encoding DNA topoisomerase (ATP-hydrolyzing) subunit B — MSEEAKKHNYSADSIQALEGMEHVRMRPSMYIGDVGVRGLHHLVYEVVDNSIDEALAGHCDTIKVTINEDNSITTEDNGRGIPVGLHKKEGVSALEVVMTKIGAGGKFDKDSYKVSGGLHGVGVSCVNALSEHLKATVHREGKIWEQEYERGKTLYPVKTVGDSDKNGTIVTFKPDPQIFTQTLEYNYDTLASRLRELAFLNKGITVVLTDLRNKDEEGNFISETFHSDEGLTEFVKYLDATREPLMQDVIAFEGEKNGIPVEVAMIYNTSYAENLHSYVNNINTHEGGTHLTGFRRGLTHTLKKYADSSGLTDKLKFDIAGDDFREGLTAIISVKVAEPQFEGQTKTKLGNREVSSSVSQAVSEMLTDYLEEHPDDAKTIVQKVILAAQARHAAQKAREMVQRKTVMSVGGLPGKLSDCSEQDPEKCEVFLVEGDSAGGTAKQGRDRAFQAILPLRGKILNVEKAMQHKVFENEEIKNIFTALGVTIGTEEDSKALNLSKLRYHKIVIMCDADIDGSHIATLILTFFFRYMRELIENGHVYIATPPLYLVKRGAKKRYAWSDAERDEIIAEFGDGSKIQRYKGLGEMNAEQLWDTTMNPEFRTMRQVQIENGSEADRIFSMLMGDEVPPRRDFIEKNAIYANIDA, encoded by the coding sequence ATGAGCGAAGAAGCTAAAAAGCACAATTATTCTGCCGATAGTATTCAGGCACTAGAGGGAATGGAGCATGTGCGTATGCGTCCATCAATGTATATTGGAGATGTTGGAGTACGTGGTTTACATCATTTAGTTTATGAAGTAGTAGATAACTCTATTGATGAAGCATTAGCTGGTCATTGTGATACTATAAAAGTAACTATAAACGAAGATAACTCTATTACAACTGAAGATAACGGACGTGGTATTCCTGTGGGGTTACACAAAAAAGAAGGCGTTTCTGCTCTTGAAGTTGTAATGACCAAAATTGGTGCAGGTGGTAAGTTTGATAAAGATTCTTATAAAGTATCAGGTGGTTTACACGGTGTAGGTGTAAGTTGTGTTAATGCCTTATCAGAACATTTAAAAGCAACAGTACATCGTGAAGGTAAAATTTGGGAACAAGAGTATGAAAGAGGTAAAACACTTTATCCTGTAAAAACAGTTGGAGATTCTGATAAAAATGGAACAATAGTTACGTTTAAACCAGACCCTCAAATTTTTACTCAAACACTAGAGTACAATTATGATACATTAGCTAGCCGTTTGCGTGAGTTAGCTTTCTTAAATAAAGGTATTACAGTTGTTTTAACAGATTTAAGAAATAAAGACGAAGAAGGTAATTTTATTTCAGAAACGTTTCATTCAGATGAAGGTTTAACAGAATTTGTTAAATATTTAGATGCAACAAGAGAACCATTAATGCAAGATGTTATTGCGTTTGAAGGTGAAAAAAATGGTATTCCAGTTGAGGTTGCCATGATTTACAATACCTCATATGCCGAAAATTTACACTCATATGTAAATAATATTAATACACATGAAGGAGGTACACATTTAACTGGTTTTAGACGTGGTTTAACACACACACTAAAAAAGTATGCAGATTCTTCTGGTTTAACAGATAAGTTAAAGTTTGATATTGCAGGAGATGATTTCCGTGAAGGCTTAACAGCTATTATATCTGTTAAAGTGGCAGAACCTCAGTTTGAAGGTCAAACCAAAACAAAACTTGGAAATAGAGAGGTTTCTTCATCTGTAAGTCAGGCAGTTTCAGAGATGTTAACAGATTACTTAGAAGAACATCCTGATGACGCTAAAACTATTGTTCAAAAAGTAATTTTAGCAGCTCAAGCACGTCATGCAGCTCAAAAAGCGCGTGAGATGGTGCAGCGTAAAACTGTTATGAGTGTTGGAGGGTTGCCAGGGAAATTAAGTGATTGTTCTGAGCAAGATCCTGAAAAATGTGAAGTGTTCTTAGTAGAGGGAGATTCTGCAGGGGGAACTGCTAAACAAGGACGAGATAGAGCATTTCAAGCTATTCTTCCTTTAAGAGGAAAAATATTGAATGTTGAAAAAGCAATGCAGCATAAGGTATTTGAAAACGAAGAAATTAAAAATATCTTTACAGCACTTGGTGTAACTATTGGAACAGAAGAAGATAGTAAAGCTTTAAACCTTTCAAAATTACGTTATCATAAAATTGTAATTATGTGTGATGCCGATATTGACGGTAGTCATATTGCAACTTTAATTTTAACATTCTTCTTTAGATATATGAGGGAGTTGATAGAAAACGGACACGTTTATATTGCTACACCTCCATTATATTTGGTAAAACGTGGAGCCAAAAAACGTTATGCTTGGTCTGATGCAGAACGAGATGAGATAATTGCTGAATTTGGAGATGGAAGTAAAATACAGCGTTATAAAGGTCTTGGTGAGATGAATGCAGAACAACTATGGGATACTACCATGAATCCAGAATTTAGAACTATGCGTCAAGTACAAATTGAAAATGGTTCTGAAGCTGATAGAATTTTTTCTATGCTTATGGGAGATGAAGTACCCCCACGTAGAGATTTTATTGAAAAAAATGCAATTTACGCAAATATTGACGCGTAA
- a CDS encoding amidase family protein: protein MESQIHTIHKKLVNKEISCLSLVTEKLELLKKNTHNTVNSLLEDTALQLAKKVDDKIANGEAIGLLEGIPFGIKDVYMVAGTYTTASSNLLKNYKSAYTATAIQKLLDAGAIPLVKENCDSFGHGSSSENTIFGAVKNAKNPELVGGGSSGGSAVNVAKDYTVFSIGGDTGGSIRQPAGYNGIYGLKPTYGRISRYGIMAYASSTDCVGPIAKSIEDIRIVLNTMSGKDVKDQTTYASAEIKQNTILNSDGIKTVGYFKNFIDSEAIDKDIKKDFLSTIDKIKAKGIEVKALDFFESDTLVSTYYTLAMAETASNLSRLDGTNYGNRIEADNLKESYSVTRSENLSEETKRRIVGGNQVLSQGFSDEIYLKGLALRDQISQNFENDFKEVDIIISPVTPMAPPKIGDSLKDPLAMYLSDAYTVGFSLGQLPTLTVPQGTETGLQITAAKDNDELVLKFANFLKDTI from the coding sequence ATGGAATCTCAAATACACACAATACACAAAAAACTAGTAAACAAAGAGATTTCTTGTTTAAGCCTAGTAACAGAAAAATTAGAACTACTAAAGAAAAACACCCATAACACCGTTAACAGTTTATTAGAAGATACTGCGTTACAATTAGCAAAAAAAGTAGATGATAAAATTGCTAATGGTGAAGCTATAGGTTTGCTAGAAGGTATTCCCTTTGGCATTAAAGATGTTTATATGGTTGCAGGCACCTATACCACTGCTAGTTCTAATTTATTAAAAAACTATAAATCTGCTTACACAGCTACGGCTATACAAAAACTATTAGATGCCGGTGCTATACCTTTAGTAAAAGAAAATTGCGATAGTTTTGGACATGGTTCATCTAGTGAAAATACCATTTTTGGCGCCGTAAAAAATGCCAAAAACCCAGAACTTGTTGGAGGTGGCTCTAGTGGTGGTTCTGCAGTAAATGTTGCTAAAGACTACACCGTATTTTCCATTGGAGGAGACACAGGAGGGTCTATCCGCCAACCTGCTGGATACAATGGTATTTACGGTTTAAAACCAACTTATGGGCGCATATCAAGATATGGTATTATGGCCTATGCATCATCTACAGATTGCGTTGGTCCCATTGCTAAATCTATTGAAGATATTCGCATTGTTTTAAATACTATGAGTGGTAAAGACGTAAAAGATCAAACTACTTACGCTTCAGCGGAAATTAAGCAGAATACTATTTTAAACTCAGATGGTATTAAAACCGTAGGTTATTTTAAAAACTTTATTGATAGTGAAGCTATAGATAAAGACATCAAAAAAGACTTCCTTTCAACTATTGATAAAATAAAGGCTAAAGGCATAGAGGTTAAAGCTTTAGATTTTTTTGAATCTGACACTTTAGTTTCTACCTATTACACCTTAGCCATGGCCGAAACCGCCTCTAACCTATCGCGTTTAGATGGTACAAACTACGGAAACCGCATTGAAGCCGATAACCTTAAAGAAAGCTATTCTGTTACCCGTTCTGAAAATCTTTCAGAGGAAACAAAACGCAGAATAGTTGGTGGCAACCAAGTGTTATCACAAGGGTTTAGTGATGAAATTTACTTAAAAGGCTTAGCTTTAAGAGATCAAATTTCTCAAAATTTTGAAAACGATTTTAAAGAGGTTGACATCATAATTTCACCCGTAACACCAATGGCTCCACCAAAAATTGGTGATAGCTTAAAAGACCCACTAGCCATGTATTTGTCAGACGCTTATACCGTTGGCTTTAGCCTTGGGCAATTACCAACCTTAACAGTGCCTCAAGGCACAGAAACTGGCTTACAAATTACTGCCGCAAAAGATAATGACGAACTTGTTTTGAAGTTTGCTAACTTCTTAAAAGATACGATATAA